The sequence CCGGGTTCCTGGTGAAAGAAGCTGATGAGGGCAAAGCTATCGAGGACGACGGGTTGTTTCATGCGACTGTTCTTCACGATGTTCTTTCAGGAGATCTTCGGTCAGCGAAAAATCTCCCTTGATAAAGCCGCATGGAAAGTGGGACGTTGTTCATTTAATTCAGAAACTTCTGCGAAGCGTAATCCGGCAGCGGACTTCCGGCATCGCAGGATCGGTAAGGGGTCGTCCCGTTTTCGTTTTACATCAATCGGTGCTATCGTATTTTTTCTTACCGGTCAGCCACTGAACCGGAACCAATTTTTCCACGGCCTTAAATTCCGGGTCGCTGGTCAATATGCGGGCGTTCAGGCGTCTGGCGGTAGCCACACAGAAGGCATCGGCATAGGAGATGGGGTACTCGGATTTGATTTCTGCCGCCTCACTGATCAGGAGATCATCCACCGAAAGGACATTTATGGGCAGTTGCTCAATAAGGGCCAGGGCCTCCAGGGTTTTTGC comes from Deltaproteobacteria bacterium and encodes:
- a CDS encoding type II toxin-antitoxin system VapC family toxin → MKQPVVLDSFALISFFHQEPGWETVRTVFKELGEAGEKAALSRINWGEFYYIVQRRVGRAKTLEALALIEQLPINVLSVDDLLISEAAEIKSEYPISYADAFCVATARRLNARILTSDPEFKAVEKLVPVQWLTGKKKYDSTD